CATCGAGCGGCTGAAGACATTTCAGTTGGTGGACTTGCCCGAAGGCCTGGGCCGGCACATCCACCAGAACCGCCTGCTCAAGCTGGCCCGCGAGGGTGGGCAGATGACGCCCAAAGACCTCGGTAAGTTCGAGCCGCAGCGCCGCTACGCGACCCTGGCCGCCGTGGTGCTGGAGAGCACCGCGACCGTGATCGATGAGCTGGTCGATCTGCATGACCGCATCCTGGTCAAGCTGTTCAGCGGCGCGAAGCACAAGCATCAGCAGCAGTTCCAGAAGCAGGGCAAGGCGATCAACGACAAGGTGCGCCTGTACTCCAGGATCGGCCAGGCGCTGCTGGAAGCGAAGGAAAGCGGCAGCGACCCCTATGCCGCCATCGAGGCGGTGATTCCCTGGGACGAGTTCACCGAGAGCGTCAGCGAGGCCGAGCTGCTGGCCCGGCCGGAAGGCTTCGACCACCTGCACCTGGTCGGCGAGAACTTCGCCACCCTGCGCCGTTACACGCCGGCCTTGCTGGAGGTGCTGGAACTGCGCGCCGCGCCGGCCGCGCAAGGCGTGCTGGCAGCCGTGCAGACCCTGCGTGAGATGAACGCCGACAACCTGCGCAAGGTGCCGGCCGATGCACCCACGGCCTTCATCAAGCCGCGCTGGAAGCCGCTGGTGATCACCCCGGAAGGCCTCGACCGGAAATTCTACGAAATCTGCGCCCTGTCCGAGCTGAAGAACGCCCTGCGCTCCGGCGACATCTGGGTCAAGGGCTCGCGGCAGTTCCGCGACTTCGACGACTACCTGCTGCCGGCCGAGAAGTTCGCCGCACTCAAGCGCGAGCAGGCCCTGCCCCTGGCGATCAACCCGAACAGCGACCAGTACCTGGAAGAGCGTTTGCAGCTGCTGGACGAGCAGTTGGCCACCGTCACCCGCCTGGCCAAGGACAACGAGCTGCCCGATGCCATCCTCACCGAGTCAGGGCTGAAAATCACCCCGCTGGATGCGGCGGTGCCGGATCGGGCGCAGGCGCTGATCGACCAAACCAGCCAGTTACTGCCGCGCATCAAGATCACCGAACTGCTGATGGACGTGGACGACTGGACGGGCTTCAGCCGCCACTTCACCCACTTGAAGGACGGGGCCGAGGCCAAAGACAGGACGTTGCTGCTGTCCGCAATCCTCGGTGATGCGATCAACCTCGGGCTGACCAAGATGGCCGAGTCGAGCCCCGGCCTGACCTACGCCAAGCTGTCCTGGCTGCAAGCCTGGCACATCCGCGACGAAACCTATTCGGCGGCCTTGGCCGAGCTGGTCAACCACCAGTATCGCCACGCCTTTGCCGCCCACTGGGGCGACGGCACGACCTCATCCTCCGATGGCCAGCGCTTCCGCGCGGGTGGCCGGGGCGAGAGCACCGGGCACGTCAACCCGAAGTACGGTAGCGAGCCGGGACGGCTGTTCTATACCCATATCTCCGACCAGTACGCGCCGTTCAGCACCCGCGTGGTGAATGTCGGCGTCCGCGATTCCACCTATGTGCTCGACGGCCTGCTGTACCACGAGTCCGACCTGCGGATCGAGGAGCACTACACCGACACGGCCGGCTTCACCGATCACGTCTTTGCCCTGATGCACCTGCTAGGCTTCCGCTTCGCGCCGCGCATCCGCGACCTCGGCGAAACCAAGCTGTACGTGCCGCAGGGCGTGCAAGCCTACCCGACGTTGCGCCCGCTGATCGGCGGCACCCTGAACATCAAGCACGTGCGTGCCCACTGGGACGACATCCTGCGCCTGG
This genomic interval from Alcaligenes ammonioxydans contains the following:
- a CDS encoding Tn3-like element TnAs1 family transposase — its product is MPRRLILSATERDTLLALPESQDDLIRYYTFNDSDLSLIRQRRGDANRLGFAVQLCLLRYPGYALGTDSELPEPVILWVAKQVQAEPASWAKYGERDVTRREHAQELRTYLQLAPFGLSDFRALVRELTELAQQTDKGLLLAGQALESLRQKRRILPALSVIDRACSEAIARANRRVYRALVEPLTDSHRAKLDELLKLKAGSSITWLTWLRQAPLKPNSRHMLEHIERLKTFQLVDLPEGLGRHIHQNRLLKLAREGGQMTPKDLGKFEPQRRYATLAAVVLESTATVIDELVDLHDRILVKLFSGAKHKHQQQFQKQGKAINDKVRLYSRIGQALLEAKESGSDPYAAIEAVIPWDEFTESVSEAELLARPEGFDHLHLVGENFATLRRYTPALLEVLELRAAPAAQGVLAAVQTLREMNADNLRKVPADAPTAFIKPRWKPLVITPEGLDRKFYEICALSELKNALRSGDIWVKGSRQFRDFDDYLLPAEKFAALKREQALPLAINPNSDQYLEERLQLLDEQLATVTRLAKDNELPDAILTESGLKITPLDAAVPDRAQALIDQTSQLLPRIKITELLMDVDDWTGFSRHFTHLKDGAEAKDRTLLLSAILGDAINLGLTKMAESSPGLTYAKLSWLQAWHIRDETYSAALAELVNHQYRHAFAAHWGDGTTSSSDGQRFRAGGRGESTGHVNPKYGSEPGRLFYTHISDQYAPFSTRVVNVGVRDSTYVLDGLLYHESDLRIEEHYTDTAGFTDHVFALMHLLGFRFAPRIRDLGETKLYVPQGVQAYPTLRPLIGGTLNIKHVRAHWDDILRLASSIKQGTVTASLMLRKLGSYPRQNGLAVALRELGRIERTLFILDWLQSVELRRRVHAGLNKGEARNSLARAVFFNRLGEIRDRSFEQQRYRASGLNLVTAAIVLWNTVYLERATQGLVEAGKPVDGELLQFLSPLGWEHINLTGDYVWRQSRRLEDGKFRPLRMPGKP